The genome window CACCCTCGACGAAGACCTCATCCTCTACCTCTTCGGCACCCCCGGCCAGGACCGCTTCTGGTTCATGTGGGACGACCTCGTCCGCGGCGCCATCGGCGCCGTCGTCCTCGTCGACACCCGCCGACTCGCCGACTGCTTCCCCGCCCTCGACTACTTCGAGAACAGCGGCCTGCCCTTCGTCGTCGCCCTCAACGGCTTCGACGGACACCAGGCCCACACCCCCGACGAAGTCCGCGAAGCACTCCAACTCGGCCCCGACACCCCCATCATCACGCTCGACGCCCGCCGCCGGGACAGCGCCAAGAGCGCCCTCATCACCCTGGTCGAACACGCCCTGCTGGCTCGGCTGCGCTGAGCCGGCCCCGCTGGTCCGGGAACGGTCCGGGGCCCCGCGCGGGCGGGGCCCCGACCAGGAACCGGGCTCAGTCCTCGGGCTGCAGGCCGGCCCTCAGCAGGCCGTAGGTGTAGGCGTCCTGCAGCGCCACCCAGGAGGCGGCCACCACGTTGTCGGCCACCCCGACGGTGGACCAGCTGGCCGTCCCGTCGGTGCTCTCGATCAGCACCCGGGTCTTCGAACCGGTGCCGTGCTGGCCCTCCAGGATGCGGACCTTGTAGTCCGTCAGCTCCAGCTTCACCAACTGCGGGTAGATCCGCTCCAGGGCGGTGCGCAGCGCCCGGTCGAGCGCGTCCACCGGGCCGTTCCCCTCACCGGTGGCGATCATCCGCTCGCCGTGCGCCCAGACCTTCACGGTGGCCTCGTTGCCCGCGGTCGTCCCCGGGCCCTGCTCGCTGATGGTCCGCCAGGACTCCAGGCTGAAGAACCGGGCCGGCCGGCCGTGCACCTCGTCGCGCAGCAGCAGCTCGAAGGAGGCGTCGGCCGCCTCGTAGGTGTAGCCGGCCAGCTCCCGCTCCTTCACCCGGGCCACCACCCGGCCGGCCAGGTCGCGGTCGGTGGACAGGTCGTAGCCGAGCTCCCGGCCCTTCAGCTCGATCGAGGCCCGGCCCGCCATGTCGGAGACCAGCATCCGCATGGTGTTGCCGACCCGCTCCGGATCGATGTGCTGGTAGAGGTCGGGGTCCACCTTGATCGCGGAGGCGTGCAGGCCGGCCTTGTGCGCGAAGGCCGAGACCCCGACGTACGGCTGGTGGGTGGAGGGGGTCAGGTTGACCACCTCGGCGATGGCGTGCGAGATCCGGGTCATCTCGGGCAGCCGGCCCGCCGGCAGCACCCGGCGGTCGTACTTGGTCTCCAGCGCGCCGACCACCGGGAACAGGTTGGCGTTGCCGACCCGCTCGCCGTAGCCGTTCGCGGTGCACTGCACGTGGGTCGCCCCCGCGTCGACCGCGGCCAGGGTGTTGGCGACCGCGCAGCCGGTGTCGTCCTGCGCGTGCACCCCGAGCCGGGCACCGGTGCTCGCCAGCACGTCCGCGGTGATCTCGCGGACCCCGGACGGCAGCATCCCGCCGTTGGTGTCGCAGAGCACCACCACGTCGGCGCCCGCCTCGTGCGCGGCCCGCACCACCGCGAGGGCGTACTCGCGGTTGGCCCGGTAGCCGTCGAAGAAGTGCTCGCAGTCGACGAAGACCCGGCGGTCCCGGGACCGCAGGAAGGAGACGCTGTCCCGGACCATCTCCAGGTTCTCCTCCAGCGTGGTGCGCAGCGCCAGTTCCACGTGCCGGTCGTGCGACTTGGCCACCAGGGTGACCACCGGCGCGCCCGAGTCCACCAGGGCGGCCAGCTGCGGGTCGTCCGCCGCGCGGCCGCCGGCCCGGCGGGTGGCGCCGAAGGCGACCAGCTGAGCGTGCCTCAGGTCCAGCTCGGTGGCGGCGCGGGCGAAGAACTCGGTGTCCCGGGGGTTGGCGCCCGGCCAACCGCCCTCGATGAAGCCGACGCCGAAGTCGTCCAGGTGGCGGGCGATGGTCAGCTTGTCGGCCACCGTGAGGTTGATGCCCTCGCGCTGCGCGCCGTCGCGCAGGGTGGTGTCGAAGACGTGGAAAGCGTCGTCAAGGCGATCTGCACTGCCGTCGGTCATGGCCCTGGATTCTCCATTCGTGGGGCACCTCCCGGCCGAGGGCCGGGGAGGGCTGCTGCCGGTATCGAGTACCCGGCTCCACTGTCCACCCTCCCGCGCGCCACCCGGGAACCCTCGCCGCCGGGTCGGCGGGCTCGGAGTCCCGAGTCCTGCCCGGTCGGCGTGGGGTGGGCCCGGCCGGGCAAAACAAAAGACCCCTCGCGGGTGCGAGAGGTCTGCGCGCGGGTCGTGGACACGGTGGTCGTCCCGCGGGGTTCACCGCGAAAACGGTCACTGCGGACCGGCGCGCCTGCTGCCAATAATCAGCGCGAGCGAGGACACGCTTGCAGTCTGGCACATGATCGGGGCCCCGGCGGGGACGTCTCGGGATGCGGGACGTGCGTGCTCAGAGCAGGTCGCCGGTGTCCAGGGCGAAGGAGAAGGGGGCGGGGAGGTCGAGGGGGTCGCCGAGCTTGACCGTGACCGTGCCGCGGTACTGGCCGTCCTTGGGGTCGCTGTGCAGGACCACCTGGTCCGCCTCGCGATCGACCAGCAGGTAGAGCGGGATGCCTGCAGCGGCGTAGCCGGTGCGCTTCTCCTCACGGTCCTTGCCGGGGCGGCTCGACGTGACTTCGAGGACCAGCAGGGCCCCTTCGGGTCGCCACCAGGACTCGGCAGCGGAGAACGCCCCACGCCGCGCGAAAGTCCCGTCCGGGATGTACCGCCCGTCAGGCACGACCAGGCCCTTGGTCGGAGCGAAATCCAGATCCTCGGTGCACTTCCGGAAGACCTGTTTGGCGACCCGCCCGATCACCGTCTCGTGCTCGCCGTCCGGCGGTGGTGTCACGATGATCTTCCCCTCGATGAGCTCGGCCTTGAACCCCGGAGGGGTC of Kitasatospora viridis contains these proteins:
- a CDS encoding GTP-binding protein — encoded protein: MDFASSSPAATRATTSAKIVIAGGFGVGKTTLVGAVSEINPLRTEAVMTSASAGIDDLTHTGGKTTTTVAMDFGRITLDEDLILYLFGTPGQDRFWFMWDDLVRGAIGAVVLVDTRRLADCFPALDYFENSGLPFVVALNGFDGHQAHTPDEVREALQLGPDTPIITLDARRRDSAKSALITLVEHALLARLR
- the cimA gene encoding citramalate synthase; protein product: MTDGSADRLDDAFHVFDTTLRDGAQREGINLTVADKLTIARHLDDFGVGFIEGGWPGANPRDTEFFARAATELDLRHAQLVAFGATRRAGGRAADDPQLAALVDSGAPVVTLVAKSHDRHVELALRTTLEENLEMVRDSVSFLRSRDRRVFVDCEHFFDGYRANREYALAVVRAAHEAGADVVVLCDTNGGMLPSGVREITADVLASTGARLGVHAQDDTGCAVANTLAAVDAGATHVQCTANGYGERVGNANLFPVVGALETKYDRRVLPAGRLPEMTRISHAIAEVVNLTPSTHQPYVGVSAFAHKAGLHASAIKVDPDLYQHIDPERVGNTMRMLVSDMAGRASIELKGRELGYDLSTDRDLAGRVVARVKERELAGYTYEAADASFELLLRDEVHGRPARFFSLESWRTISEQGPGTTAGNEATVKVWAHGERMIATGEGNGPVDALDRALRTALERIYPQLVKLELTDYKVRILEGQHGTGSKTRVLIESTDGTASWSTVGVADNVVAASWVALQDAYTYGLLRAGLQPED
- a CDS encoding Uma2 family endonuclease, with the translated sequence MSALTHDVAAFPGDGELLDAFLALKTPPGFKAELIEGKIIVTPPPDGEHETVIGRVAKQVFRKCTEDLDFAPTKGLVVPDGRYIPDGTFARRGAFSAAESWWRPEGALLVLEVTSSRPGKDREEKRTGYAAAGIPLYLLVDREADQVVLHSDPKDGQYRGTVTVKLGDPLDLPAPFSFALDTGDLL